In the genome of Streptomyces aquilus, the window CTTCACAGGTTGCCGCGGCGGGCCTGCTCGCGTTCGATCGCCTCGAAGAGGGCCTTGAAGTTGCCCTTGCCGAAGCCCATCGAGCCGTGCCGCTCGATGATCTCGAAGAACACGGTCGGCCGGTCCTGGACCGGCTTGGTGAAGATCTGTAGCAGATAGCCGTCCTCGTCGCGGTCGGCGAGGATCTTCAGCTCACGCAGGGTCTCGACGGGGACCCGGGTGTCGCCGACCCACTCGCCGAGGGTGTCGTAGTACGAGTCGGGGGTGTCGAGGAACCGGACCCCGGCCGCCCGCATGGTCCGTACGGTCTCGACGATGTCGCCGGTGTTCAGCGCGATGTGCTGGACGCCGGCCCCGCCGTAGAACTCCAGGTACTCGTCGATCTGGGACTTCTTCTTGGCGACGGCGGGCTCGTTGATCGGGAACTTGACCTTGAGCGTGCCGTCGGCGACGACCTTGGACATCAGCGCGCTGTACTCGGTGGCGATGTCGTCGCCCACGAACTCCTTCATGTTCGTGAAGCCCATGACCTTGTTGTAGAAGCCGACCCATTCGTTCATCCGGCCGAGTTCGACGTTGCCGACGCAGTGGTCGATGGCCTGGAAGGTGCGGTGGGCGGGCGGCTCGACGAGGGGGCTCGCGGCGACGAAGCCGGGGAGGTAGGGGCCGTCGTACTCCGCGCGCTCGACGAGGGTGTGGCGGGTCTCGCCGTACGTGGCGATCGCGGCCAGGACGACGGTGCCGTGCTCGTCCTTCAGCTCGTGGGGTTCGGTGACGCTCGTCGCGCCGTCATCGATCGCGTAGGCGTACGCGCGGCGGGCGTCCGGGACCTCGATGGCGAGGTCGACGACGCCGTCGCCGTGCTCGGCCACGTGCCGGGCCAGGAAGTGGCCCCAGGTGGTGGCGGGCTTGATGACGGAGGTGAGGACGAACCGGGCGGAGCCGTTCTCCAGGACGTAGCTCGCGGTCTCGCGGCTGCCGTTCTCCGGTCCGGAGTAGGCGACCAGCCGCATGCCGAAGGCGCTGGAGTAGTAGTGCGCCGCCTGCTTGGCGTTGCCGACGGCGAAGACGACCGCGTCCATTCCCTTGACCGGGAAGGGGTCGGCCCGCCGGGCGGTGTCGGGGGTCTGGTGTGTGGTCTGCGTCATATAGGCAGCGTTCCCCCGTGGCGGCAAGATGAGCAATGGAATGCGAATTCGCTGGACAATCTGTCCGATGCCGGGTCCTTGTCGGCAGGCTCTCTGTACAGGATGACCACCGGGAAGGGTGACGCTCGTGGGGATCGACGGACTGGACGGACGGATCATCGTGCTGCTGGCGCGGGAGCCCCGGATCGGGGTGCTGGAGATGTCCCGGCGGCTGGGGGTGGCCCGCGGGACGGTGCAGGCGCGCCTGGACCGCCTTCAGTCGAATGGCGTCATCCGCGGATTCGGTCCCGAGGTGGACCCGGCGGCCCTGGGCTACCCGGTGACCGCGTTCGCCACGCTCCAGATCCGTCAGGGGCAAGGCCCGGACGTACGCGCCCACTTGGCGACCGTGCCGGAGGTTTTGGAACTGCACACGACCACGGGCTCCGGGGACATGCTGTGCCGCCTGGTGGCCCGGTCCAACGCGGATCTTCAGCGGGTGATCGACCGGGTTGTCGGTTTCGATGGGATCGTCCGGGCCGCCACGGCGATCGTGATGGAGAACCCGGTTCCGCTGCGGATCATCCCGCTGGTGGAACAGGCGGCGGAGGACGAGGAGAGGACCTGACCTACCTGGGGTGACCGCGTGTGAGCTTCTGGGAGTATCTCGGCAACCGCCATCAGCAGCTGCTCACCGACGCCTATCAGCACGCCAGCGCCGTCTTCCAGTGCATGGTGGTGGCGACGCTGCTCGGGGTGCTGATCGGGGTCGTCACCTATCGCAGCGAATGGGCCGGGAACCTCGCCACGCTGACCACGTCGACCATTCTGACCATCCCGTCGCTCGCCATGATCGGTCTGCTGATCCCGATGGTCGGTCTCGGCGTACCCCCCACGGTGATCACGCTGACCCTGTACGGGCTGCTGCCGATCGTGCGCAACGCGATCGTCGGCCTGCGCGGGGTCGATCCGTCGCTGGTGGACGCGGCGACGGGCATCGGGATGTCCCGGCCGATGCGGCTGGTGCGGGTCGAGCTGCCGCTGGCCTGGCCGCCGATCCTGACCGGGATCCGCGTCTCCACGCAGATGCTGATGGGCATCGCGGCCATCGCCGCCTACGCCTCCGGCCCCGGCCTCGGCAACGAGATCTTCCGCGGGATCGCGTCGCTGGGCAGCAAGAACGCGCTCAACCAGGTGCTCGCGGGCACGCTCGGGATCATCGTCCTGGCCCTGCTGTTCGACGCCGCGTACGTCCTGATCGGGCGGCTGACCATTCCCAGGGGGATCCGTGTCTGAGACGTCCACGTCCACCGCCTCCGGCGCGTCGATCGAGCTGGAGAACCTGACCAAGAGGTATCCCGGCAATCCGCAGCCGTCCGTCGACAACGTCTCCATGGAGATCAAGGCGGGCGAGATCGTCATCTTCGTCGGTCCGTCCGGCTGCGGTAAGTCGACGACGCTCAAGATGATCAACAGGTTGATCGAGCCGTCGGGTGGCCGCATCCGGATCAACGGTGAGGACGTGACCGACATCGATCCGGTCAAGCTGCGCCGCAAGGTGGGCTATGCGATCCAGTCGGCAGGGCTGTTCCCGCACATGACGGTCGCGCAGAACATCGCGCTGGTGCCGAAGATGGTCGGCTGGGGGAAGACCCGGATCAAGGACCGGGTGGAGGAGCTGCTGGACCTGGTGGGGCTCGACCCGGGCGAGTTCCACGGCCGGTATCCGCGTCAGCTCTCCGGCGGCCAGCAGCAACGCGTGGGCGTGGCCCGGGCGTTGGCGGCGGATCCACCGGTGCTGCTGATGGACGAGCCGTTCGGCGCGGTCGACCCGATCACCCGGGACCATCTCCAGGACGAGTTGATCAGGCTCCAGCACGAGCTGCACAAGACGATCGTGTTCGTCACGCACGACTTCGACGAGGCGATCAAACTGGGCGACCGTATCGCCGTGTTGCGCGAACGCTCGCACATCGCGCAGTTCGACACCCCGGAGGCGATCCTCACCAACCCGGCGGACGACTTCGTGTCGGGGTTCGTGGGGGCGGGCGCGGCGCTGAAGCGCCTGAATCTGACCCGCGTACGGAACGTGGAGATCACCGACTACCCCACGGTGACCGTCGACGACCCGCTCCAGGACATCTTCAACCGGCTCCGGGACAGCGGTACGAACGAGATCCTGCTCCTGGACAAGCGGGGCCGCCCCTACAAGTGGCTGCGGCGCGGCGACCTGATGCGGGCGAAGGGTTCGCTGGCGCGGGCCGGGACGCTGGTCCACGACACGGTGACGCGGGACGCGACCCTGCGGGACGCGCTGGAGGCCGTGCTGACGGACAACGCGGGGCGGGTGGCGGTGACCGGGCGGCGCGGGGAGTACACGGGCGTCGTCGACATGGAGACGCTGATGAACTCCGTGCACGAACTGCTGGAGGCGGACCGGCTGGAGGCCATGGAGCACCAGCACGAGCTGGAGGAGGCCAGGGCCGCGCAGACCCACGCCGAACAGGAGGGCGACGGAGGGGAGAAGAAGGCGTGAGCGTCCCCGACCTGGAGCGGCAGGAGGACTCCCCGGACTCCCCGGAGTCCCTGGAATCCCTGGAA includes:
- the hppD gene encoding 4-hydroxyphenylpyruvate dioxygenase; translated protein: MTQTTHQTPDTARRADPFPVKGMDAVVFAVGNAKQAAHYYSSAFGMRLVAYSGPENGSRETASYVLENGSARFVLTSVIKPATTWGHFLARHVAEHGDGVVDLAIEVPDARRAYAYAIDDGATSVTEPHELKDEHGTVVLAAIATYGETRHTLVERAEYDGPYLPGFVAASPLVEPPAHRTFQAIDHCVGNVELGRMNEWVGFYNKVMGFTNMKEFVGDDIATEYSALMSKVVADGTLKVKFPINEPAVAKKKSQIDEYLEFYGGAGVQHIALNTGDIVETVRTMRAAGVRFLDTPDSYYDTLGEWVGDTRVPVETLRELKILADRDEDGYLLQIFTKPVQDRPTVFFEIIERHGSMGFGKGNFKALFEAIEREQARRGNL
- a CDS encoding Lrp/AsnC family transcriptional regulator, producing MGIDGLDGRIIVLLAREPRIGVLEMSRRLGVARGTVQARLDRLQSNGVIRGFGPEVDPAALGYPVTAFATLQIRQGQGPDVRAHLATVPEVLELHTTTGSGDMLCRLVARSNADLQRVIDRVVGFDGIVRAATAIVMENPVPLRIIPLVEQAAEDEERT
- a CDS encoding ABC transporter permease: MSFWEYLGNRHQQLLTDAYQHASAVFQCMVVATLLGVLIGVVTYRSEWAGNLATLTTSTILTIPSLAMIGLLIPMVGLGVPPTVITLTLYGLLPIVRNAIVGLRGVDPSLVDAATGIGMSRPMRLVRVELPLAWPPILTGIRVSTQMLMGIAAIAAYASGPGLGNEIFRGIASLGSKNALNQVLAGTLGIIVLALLFDAAYVLIGRLTIPRGIRV
- a CDS encoding betaine/proline/choline family ABC transporter ATP-binding protein (Members of the family are the ATP-binding subunit of ABC transporters for substrates such as betaine, L-proline or other amino acids, choline, carnitine, etc. The substrate specificity is best determined from the substrate-binding subunit, rather than this subunit, as it interacts with the permease subunit and not with substrate directly.), with product MSETSTSTASGASIELENLTKRYPGNPQPSVDNVSMEIKAGEIVIFVGPSGCGKSTTLKMINRLIEPSGGRIRINGEDVTDIDPVKLRRKVGYAIQSAGLFPHMTVAQNIALVPKMVGWGKTRIKDRVEELLDLVGLDPGEFHGRYPRQLSGGQQQRVGVARALAADPPVLLMDEPFGAVDPITRDHLQDELIRLQHELHKTIVFVTHDFDEAIKLGDRIAVLRERSHIAQFDTPEAILTNPADDFVSGFVGAGAALKRLNLTRVRNVEITDYPTVTVDDPLQDIFNRLRDSGTNEILLLDKRGRPYKWLRRGDLMRAKGSLARAGTLVHDTVTRDATLRDALEAVLTDNAGRVAVTGRRGEYTGVVDMETLMNSVHELLEADRLEAMEHQHELEEARAAQTHAEQEGDGGEKKA